The genomic segment ATAGTCCTCAGACACCCTCTGTCCAGAACAGGATATCAGCTCCAAGGACAGAGGTGGCTATGCAGAGTCGATATCCACCACCGGGAATACTGATACCACAGTAACCTCTTCTGTGTCAACAAGGCCTGTCCTCACCCGCCAAGGTATACAACAACcctgtttctgctttgtgtgtgtaaaagaggaAGCAGCCGCATTTCAGAGCTAAAAAAATTCATCAGCTAATAAAAAAATTTGCTAATCATAGCACTTGTAAAAATacttggagtttttttttttttcctcctttatttctttatgaCGGGTGGCTGGCATGTACTTATTTAGCATGCACGTCTCATTCCCAGCTGCTTGGAGCCTCTGCAGTCATGGTGCGAAATCAAAGAAAGAGGGACACAcatacaatcacacacactcatagcTTTTTCGGTTTTCTCAAAAGTTCTAAGTATTTAAAGATGGCAGTGACTGCTGCTGCACTTCATAACTGGGAGGCAAAGTGTGCCATGCTGTGTGTTCATCCAGAAAGTGCGATTGGTATTCTtatcatatatttaaaaaacacttgTTAAAATTCTAAAGAAAATCCAATCTGCCGCAGTTAAAATACATTATCGTGCATTGTTCTCATCATTTGACCAATTCAGTCTTCATGCAACATTCTCTCTCCTTAAGTCCAGTTTCTAAAAAAGTTCTTCCTTTTTCAGGTTCTACATTCAAGCCCCTGAACCCAGTAAAAAGATTAGATAAGATCAAGAAAAGGAGCAGGAGGACCACCATCATGGGTATACCAAACCAGGTCCAGAAAGAGCTTGGTATGTTTTTAGCATCATCATTGCATAACCAGTAAACATGATAAATTCCTGGTGGTGTTGTCATGTTGTTGAGTGAGCCAAAATCTTTCCAGCATTGCATAGAAGCTCCACCTTCCAGCCGCTTGATTCTACCCAGCTCCCAAATCACCAAGGACAGACTACTGAGAGCCAAGCAGGTGTTGTCATCATTCCTACAGTTGATGGAGGGGCTCCTGCAGCAAATAAGGAGGGAGCAAGAGTTCACCTTTCAGAACTGGAGGTACAGAAGTAATTCATAATATTCTGACACAcattgtggtttgtgtgtttagtcaGTCAGCTATAGATGATGGCCCTCTCTCACTCCTGAGCAGGCTTCTAGAGATGAGCAGCTGCTTACGAAGCACCTCCAGGCAATGTACCAGGATGAGCAGCCCTTCAACCACCAGGGTCTCTGTCCCACCTCCAACCCAAGACCCAAGTCTGTTGCTGTACCTGGTATGACCACTTCCTCCTTCTGTCCCTCAGCAATGTTAAGCTTCCTCCAGGAACCACAGGTAAGAACAAGATCAAGCCCATGGATAATTATGGCCACAAAATGAGTTACTCTTCTAAAGCTTCAGTATTTTAACAGATTTTGTCCTGACCATTTAGCTGTAAATTCTGTTTTTCTAGGGCCCAGTGATGTCCATATCTCCTCAGGCCACTTATTTGTCCACAATCATTCCAAATGCGGTATTACCAGCTTCAGTTGAAGTCATAGAGATTGACCGCAGCAGCCGAACTCGTGGTAGCAGTGTCAATTATGGCAGCAGTGTCCGCACTGTAAGCAAAAACAGCCTTGCATCTGGAGACTCATCCGTCAGCCCTTTGTTGTCCAGAAGATCAGATGGTGACGGTTCCCAGGCAGAACATTGCTGCAACGACTCCACACCCTTGACCCCGTCAACTTCAGGGTCACACTGGAGTGAGTCACAGTCTTCCAAGACCATTATTTCAAACTCTTCTTCTGTATCCTCCAAGGAGAGCACACACAGTGGTAATTTCCAGACAGCGCGTTTCAATGAGAGGGAAAGCCAGAGGGAGCACTCTGGGGGAGCTCAAGACCAATTCAGTCTGCATAGCTCAGCAAGCTCCAACAACAAATGTGACCATGTCATTGCAGGTGAAGGATCTGAATCAGTATCAATAAATGCTGGTGAGGATGCACAAAGCAAGCGCAACTCTGCCCGTAGTCTTTCAGTTATGAAGACAAAACAACCTCCAGCACCTCCACGGAGAACAAATTCTCTCCATAATAACAAGATCAAGGGTAGCTCTAGGGTTGTGGTTGGAAGCAAAGAGCTTAATGATTCTGTATCTGAAGAGATGGTACCTAGTACAGAAAACAAGGTAACAATGGATGAGCTTAAATTTGTCACAGGAGATACAAGTAAGCCCCTCGGTCCTGTATCAAACGCTACTGGATCTAGCACTTCAGATGTTACCTCTAATCCCCTgaactcaacacacacactttccaatGAGGCTGGAGGGTCACCAGAGCCTCAACCAGAATTCAGCAGCTCCTCCCCACAGAAATCTCCCTCAGAAGGGGGGAAATTTGAACGGACCATGTCTCCTTCCAGTGGCTACTCCAGTCAGAGTGGAACTCCAACACTTTCCCCCAAAGGCGTCTCCCCAACCTCcccagaaaaacagaagacgAAACCTGTCAAACCAGAGAGATCGGTGTCTCGGGCCTCATCCTCAGCagcctctccttcctcttctcttacCTCTCTATCATCAGGCACATCTGAGCCTGTCAGTACAGATGTTTCCACATGTAGCCTCAGTCTGCCTCAACAGGGAGCTCCTGTAACTCCAAACGAATTCACGCCAAATAACAACTTGTCAACCCTGAGAGTAGAAATTAGAGAGCTGTTGAACATCCCACCACCTCCAAAAGTAAAAGCAccatgtcctcctcctccagagacGTGGGTTCACAACAGACGCACCTTTGAACTTCTATGTGGACCCTGCCCGAATGCCAGCAAAGAAATTCCCAAAATTCCACAGCCACAGGATTTCCTGGTTACAAGGGCAGAAACCCAGACTAAAGCCAAAAAGGAAGTGCGGGTTttagatgaaaaacaaaccGTTAAAATCAAACCTGTCTTAGAATTGTCTGAAGGAAAATCAAAGCTTGACACATCGTTAGCAGCAGAACCAGAAGATTTCCACAAGGAGCTGAAGATCAGAGATTGTCCAGGTACCGAAACATGGGGCGAAGAAGCAATCGCAGAGTTTCAGACACCAGAACAGAGTAGCAGCCCTGTAGTGAACAGCCacaagaggaaagagacaaCTTCAAAGAAAGAGCCCCCTCCTGTGATGAAGAAACCGTTGACTGTACTGCACAGACAGGAACTGTCGTCAGAGCAGTCAGGAGACATTCAGAAAAGGGAGATGAGTGGCAGTGTCGCGAGTGAAGttcacacagctgatgaaaaccagGCCATTTCTTCACAGATTGAGGATACGGCTTTAGTGGATAAGAACAAGGTTGAGACGGACAGAAGTGAGATCCCCTCCATGCAGACACTTGCGGTAGAAGTTCCCAAAATTAAAAAGGTCTCGCCACCGCCTAGCCCTCCTCCAGCATACCATCCTACACCTCCTCCTACAAGAAAAACACCTCCTTCTTCAGTATCTACACCGCCAGATGAGTTAGAGAAGGTACAGGAGGAGATCCATTTAGTCGAGTCTTGCtggccacctcctccacctcctttggAAGGGGACTCAGTCTTTGATGGCGGGGACGAGGTagattttcctcctcctccaccgccaTTCGTATCAGACAGTGTGCCATATGTGATGGAGAGTTGTATCAAACAGCTGGATGGCCTTAAAGAGGCTCCGCAGGAAGCCGGAGAGACAAATAAGGCCTCAAGTGAGACTGTGGGACCTGTACAGGGACAGAAGACTGATTTGCCCAATACTGTTCATCAATCAGTAGTATGTGACAAGAAACCTGAGGCTGTGGAGAAAGTCTCAAAGGATCACACCGCAGAAGAGATTTCCTGCACAGTAGTGCAGAATATTACATCCCTTCCAGATagtgccccccctccaccaatGGATTCACCTCCATTACCACCAATTACAAGAGCAGAAAACCCAGTAATGGTACCTGCCCTAGTTCCTTCAAGCAACTTCCCAAGACGAGACTCAGTAAAAACTGAAGATCAATCTGGGCCTCCAGTCAGTGTCCATTCTCCGATTACGGTCCCCATTGCACCACCTCTACCAGCAGAGAATTTACCCCATGGGGTCAATTTCAGAAGGCAGCCCAGTGTGGCAAACCGGGACACCCGGAGCAAGGAGCTCCTCTCTCGCCACAAAAGTGCAGCCATTCCTAAAGAGGATGCTAACATACCTCTTGTCACCCCTTCTCTGCTTCAGATGGTTCGCCTCAGATCAGTCAGCATGACTGAAGATCAGCCAAAAGCATCCACTGTGGACAACGCCACAAATGAGGCAGCTCCAGCTCAGGAGAA from the Echeneis naucrates chromosome 11, fEcheNa1.1, whole genome shotgun sequence genome contains:
- the nhsl3 gene encoding NHS-like protein 3 isoform X1, giving the protein MSRRRSTGDLVPKDITEILAREARAQRGQRKPGSSLGQAFSWLKGSRKKKSISNGLNKAGTGVTDAKLGLQNHDPTKAGPKGNEDQKRLTVHYTTSQHQQENVFIEGSRPQYLEDLHTEAQEGLKILQLEEHKNGVNFPDDESIASSDTLCPEQDISSKDRGGYAESISTTGNTDTTVTSSVSTRPVLTRQGSTFKPLNPVKRLDKIKKRSRRTTIMGIPNQVQKELALHRSSTFQPLDSTQLPNHQGQTTESQAGVVIIPTVDGGAPAANKEGARVHLSELEQASRDEQLLTKHLQAMYQDEQPFNHQGLCPTSNPRPKSVAVPGMTTSSFCPSAMLSFLQEPQGPVMSISPQATYLSTIIPNAVLPASVEVIEIDRSSRTRGSSVNYGSSVRTVSKNSLASGDSSVSPLLSRRSDGDGSQAEHCCNDSTPLTPSTSGSHWSESQSSKTIISNSSSVSSKESTHSGNFQTARFNERESQREHSGGAQDQFSLHSSASSNNKCDHVIAGEGSESVSINAGEDAQSKRNSARSLSVMKTKQPPAPPRRTNSLHNNKIKGSSRVVVGSKELNDSVSEEMVPSTENKVTMDELKFVTGDTSKPLGPVSNATGSSTSDVTSNPLNSTHTLSNEAGGSPEPQPEFSSSSPQKSPSEGGKFERTMSPSSGYSSQSGTPTLSPKGVSPTSPEKQKTKPVKPERSVSRASSSAASPSSSLTSLSSGTSEPVSTDVSTCSLSLPQQGAPVTPNEFTPNNNLSTLRVEIRELLNIPPPPKVKAPCPPPPETWVHNRRTFELLCGPCPNASKEIPKIPQPQDFLVTRAETQTKAKKEVRVLDEKQTVKIKPVLELSEGKSKLDTSLAAEPEDFHKELKIRDCPGTETWGEEAIAEFQTPEQSSSPVVNSHKRKETTSKKEPPPVMKKPLTVLHRQELSSEQSGDIQKREMSGSVASEVHTADENQAISSQIEDTALVDKNKVETDRSEIPSMQTLAVEVPKIKKVSPPPSPPPAYHPTPPPTRKTPPSSVSTPPDELEKVQEEIHLVESCWPPPPPPLEGDSVFDGGDEVDFPPPPPPFVSDSVPYVMESCIKQLDGLKEAPQEAGETNKASSETVGPVQGQKTDLPNTVHQSVVCDKKPEAVEKVSKDHTAEEISCTVVQNITSLPDSAPPPPMDSPPLPPITRAENPVMVPALVPSSNFPRRDSVKTEDQSGPPVSVHSPITVPIAPPLPAENLPHGVNFRRQPSVANRDTRSKELLSRHKSAAIPKEDANIPLVTPSLLQMVRLRSVSMTEDQPKASTVDNATNEAAPAQENCPVSIPGPQNIPQKPIRKSLSIKSPPQTVKTSSGTLNTPSMRLQEAIRMKTAAMSSRDGFPSRLGVRSPPYSCVSESGALSLKSPEGCDVHKSPASTASFIFSRSTKRVVIETAAASSPEAQASLKQSLAAELMHVSDQSKAAAFSNGRVKCDKVPPPVAKKPVNCSISPSQHHSYSVEGNGATGGAERMSGITPAETTTTRVTADTIETLF
- the nhsl3 gene encoding NHS-like protein 3 isoform X4; this translates as MGNSIQKKKKVETEKNFSAPLSPNPVREKSKGFWLFSRPDKLRTAGPKGNEDQKRLTVHYTTSQHQQENVFIEGSRPQYLEDLHTEAQEGLKILQLEEHKNGVNFPDDESIASSDTLCPEQDISSKDRGGYAESISTTGNTDTTVTSSVSTRPVLTRQGSTFKPLNPVKRLDKIKKRSRRTTIMGIPNQVQKELALHRSSTFQPLDSTQLPNHQGQTTESQAGVVIIPTVDGGAPAANKEGARVHLSELEQASRDEQLLTKHLQAMYQDEQPFNHQGLCPTSNPRPKSVAVPGMTTSSFCPSAMLSFLQEPQGPVMSISPQATYLSTIIPNAVLPASVEVIEIDRSSRTRGSSVNYGSSVRTVSKNSLASGDSSVSPLLSRRSDGDGSQAEHCCNDSTPLTPSTSGSHWSESQSSKTIISNSSSVSSKESTHSGNFQTARFNERESQREHSGGAQDQFSLHSSASSNNKCDHVIAGEGSESVSINAGEDAQSKRNSARSLSVMKTKQPPAPPRRTNSLHNNKIKGSSRVVVGSKELNDSVSEEMVPSTENKVTMDELKFVTGDTSKPLGPVSNATGSSTSDVTSNPLNSTHTLSNEAGGSPEPQPEFSSSSPQKSPSEGGKFERTMSPSSGYSSQSGTPTLSPKGVSPTSPEKQKTKPVKPERSVSRASSSAASPSSSLTSLSSGTSEPVSTDVSTCSLSLPQQGAPVTPNEFTPNNNLSTLRVEIRELLNIPPPPKVKAPCPPPPETWVHNRRTFELLCGPCPNASKEIPKIPQPQDFLVTRAETQTKAKKEVRVLDEKQTVKIKPVLELSEGKSKLDTSLAAEPEDFHKELKIRDCPGTETWGEEAIAEFQTPEQSSSPVVNSHKRKETTSKKEPPPVMKKPLTVLHRQELSSEQSGDIQKREMSGSVASEVHTADENQAISSQIEDTALVDKNKVETDRSEIPSMQTLAVEVPKIKKVSPPPSPPPAYHPTPPPTRKTPPSSVSTPPDELEKVQEEIHLVESCWPPPPPPLEGDSVFDGGDEVDFPPPPPPFVSDSVPYVMESCIKQLDGLKEAPQEAGETNKASSETVGPVQGQKTDLPNTVHQSVVCDKKPEAVEKVSKDHTAEEISCTVVQNITSLPDSAPPPPMDSPPLPPITRAENPVMVPALVPSSNFPRRDSVKTEDQSGPPVSVHSPITVPIAPPLPAENLPHGVNFRRQPSVANRDTRSKELLSRHKSAAIPKEDANIPLVTPSLLQMVRLRSVSMTEDQPKASTVDNATNEAAPAQENCPVSIPGPQNIPQKPIRKSLSIKSPPQTVKTSSGTLNTPSMRLQEAIRMKTAAMSSRDGFPSRLGVRSPPYSCVSESGALSLKSPEGCDVHKSPASTASFIFSRSTKRVVIETAAASSPEAQASLKQSLAAELMHVSDQSKAAAFSNGRVKCDKVPPPVAKKPVNCSISPSQHHSYSVEGNGATGGAERMSGITPAETTTTRVTADTIETLF
- the nhsl3 gene encoding NHS-like protein 3 isoform X2; translation: MGNSIQKKKKVETEKNFSAPLSPNPVREKSKGFWLFSRPDKLRTAPEGAVDTAGSSQTGRRLDLTHALHGCFCICAQAGPKGNEDQKRLTVHYTTSQHQQENVFIEGSRPQYLEDLHTEAQEGLKILQLEEHKNGVNFPDDESIASSDTLCPEQDISSKDRGGYAESISTTGNTDTTVTSSVSTRPVLTRQGSTFKPLNPVKRLDKIKKRSRRTTIMGIPNQVQKELALHRSSTFQPLDSTQLPNHQGQTTESQAGVVIIPTVDGGAPAANKEGARVHLSELEQASRDEQLLTKHLQAMYQDEQPFNHQGLCPTSNPRPKSVAVPGMTTSSFCPSAMLSFLQEPQGPVMSISPQATYLSTIIPNAVLPASVEVIEIDRSSRTRGSSVNYGSSVRTVSKNSLASGDSSVSPLLSRRSDGDGSQAEHCCNDSTPLTPSTSGSHWSESQSSKTIISNSSSVSSKESTHSGNFQTARFNERESQREHSGGAQDQFSLHSSASSNNKCDHVIAGEGSESVSINAGEDAQSKRNSARSLSVMKTKQPPAPPRRTNSLHNNKIKGSSRVVVGSKELNDSVSEEMVPSTENKVTMDELKFVTGDTSKPLGPVSNATGSSTSDVTSNPLNSTHTLSNEAGGSPEPQPEFSSSSPQKSPSEGGKFERTMSPSSGYSSQSGTPTLSPKGVSPTSPEKQKTKPVKPERSVSRASSSAASPSSSLTSLSSGTSEPVSTDVSTCSLSLPQQGAPVTPNEFTPNNNLSTLRVEIRELLNIPPPPKVKAPCPPPPETWVHNRRTFELLCGPCPNASKEIPKIPQPQDFLVTRAETQTKAKKEVRVLDEKQTVKIKPVLELSEGKSKLDTSLAAEPEDFHKELKIRDCPGTETWGEEAIAEFQTPEQSSSPVVNSHKRKETTSKKEPPPVMKKPLTVLHRQELSSEQSGDIQKREMSGSVASEVHTADENQAISSQIEDTALVDKNKVETDRSEIPSMQTLAVEVPKIKKVSPPPSPPPAYHPTPPPTRKTPPSSVSTPPDELEKVQEEIHLVESCWPPPPPPLEGDSVFDGGDEVDFPPPPPPFVSDSVPYVMESCIKQLDGLKEAPQEAGETNKASSETVGPVQGQKTDLPNTVHQSVVCDKKPEAVEKVSKDHTAEEISCTVVQNITSLPDSAPPPPMDSPPLPPITRAENPVMVPALVPSSNFPRRDSVKTEDQSGPPVSVHSPITVPIAPPLPAENLPHGVNFRRQPSVANRDTRSKELLSRHKSAAIPKEDANIPLVTPSLLQMVRLRSVSMTEDQPKASTVDNATNEAAPAQENCPVSIPGPQNIPQKPIRKSLSIKSPPQTVKTSSGTLNTPSMRLQEAIRMKTAAMSSRDGFPSRLGVRSPPYSCVSESGALSLKSPEGCDVHKSPASTASFIFSRSTKRVVIETAAASSPEAQASLKQSLAAELMHVSDQSKAAAFSNGRVKCDKVPPPVAKKPVNCSISPSQHHSYSVEGNGATGGAERMSGITPAETTTTRVTADTIETLF
- the nhsl3 gene encoding NHS-like protein 3 isoform X3, giving the protein MSRRRSTGDLVPKDITEILAREARAQRGQRKPGSSLGQAFSWLKGSRKKKSISNGLNKAGTGVTDAKLGLQNHDPTKAGPKGNEDQKRLTVHYTTSQHQQENVFIEGSRPQYLEDLHTEAQEGLKILQLEEHKNGVNFPDDESIASSDTLCPEQDISSKDRGGYAESISTTGNTDTTVTSSVSTRPVLTRQGSTFKPLNPVKRLDKIKKRSRRTTIMGIPNQVQKELALHRSSTFQPLDSTQLPNHQGQTTESQAGVVIIPTVDGGAPAANKEGARVHLSELEASRDEQLLTKHLQAMYQDEQPFNHQGLCPTSNPRPKSVAVPGMTTSSFCPSAMLSFLQEPQGPVMSISPQATYLSTIIPNAVLPASVEVIEIDRSSRTRGSSVNYGSSVRTVSKNSLASGDSSVSPLLSRRSDGDGSQAEHCCNDSTPLTPSTSGSHWSESQSSKTIISNSSSVSSKESTHSGNFQTARFNERESQREHSGGAQDQFSLHSSASSNNKCDHVIAGEGSESVSINAGEDAQSKRNSARSLSVMKTKQPPAPPRRTNSLHNNKIKGSSRVVVGSKELNDSVSEEMVPSTENKVTMDELKFVTGDTSKPLGPVSNATGSSTSDVTSNPLNSTHTLSNEAGGSPEPQPEFSSSSPQKSPSEGGKFERTMSPSSGYSSQSGTPTLSPKGVSPTSPEKQKTKPVKPERSVSRASSSAASPSSSLTSLSSGTSEPVSTDVSTCSLSLPQQGAPVTPNEFTPNNNLSTLRVEIRELLNIPPPPKVKAPCPPPPETWVHNRRTFELLCGPCPNASKEIPKIPQPQDFLVTRAETQTKAKKEVRVLDEKQTVKIKPVLELSEGKSKLDTSLAAEPEDFHKELKIRDCPGTETWGEEAIAEFQTPEQSSSPVVNSHKRKETTSKKEPPPVMKKPLTVLHRQELSSEQSGDIQKREMSGSVASEVHTADENQAISSQIEDTALVDKNKVETDRSEIPSMQTLAVEVPKIKKVSPPPSPPPAYHPTPPPTRKTPPSSVSTPPDELEKVQEEIHLVESCWPPPPPPLEGDSVFDGGDEVDFPPPPPPFVSDSVPYVMESCIKQLDGLKEAPQEAGETNKASSETVGPVQGQKTDLPNTVHQSVVCDKKPEAVEKVSKDHTAEEISCTVVQNITSLPDSAPPPPMDSPPLPPITRAENPVMVPALVPSSNFPRRDSVKTEDQSGPPVSVHSPITVPIAPPLPAENLPHGVNFRRQPSVANRDTRSKELLSRHKSAAIPKEDANIPLVTPSLLQMVRLRSVSMTEDQPKASTVDNATNEAAPAQENCPVSIPGPQNIPQKPIRKSLSIKSPPQTVKTSSGTLNTPSMRLQEAIRMKTAAMSSRDGFPSRLGVRSPPYSCVSESGALSLKSPEGCDVHKSPASTASFIFSRSTKRVVIETAAASSPEAQASLKQSLAAELMHVSDQSKAAAFSNGRVKCDKVPPPVAKKPVNCSISPSQHHSYSVEGNGATGGAERMSGITPAETTTTRVTADTIETLF
- the nhsl3 gene encoding NHS-like protein 3 isoform X5 produces the protein MVVYLRKSLHSLLSVFKKKAGPKGNEDQKRLTVHYTTSQHQQENVFIEGSRPQYLEDLHTEAQEGLKILQLEEHKNGVNFPDDESIASSDTLCPEQDISSKDRGGYAESISTTGNTDTTVTSSVSTRPVLTRQGSTFKPLNPVKRLDKIKKRSRRTTIMGIPNQVQKELALHRSSTFQPLDSTQLPNHQGQTTESQAGVVIIPTVDGGAPAANKEGARVHLSELEQASRDEQLLTKHLQAMYQDEQPFNHQGLCPTSNPRPKSVAVPGMTTSSFCPSAMLSFLQEPQGPVMSISPQATYLSTIIPNAVLPASVEVIEIDRSSRTRGSSVNYGSSVRTVSKNSLASGDSSVSPLLSRRSDGDGSQAEHCCNDSTPLTPSTSGSHWSESQSSKTIISNSSSVSSKESTHSGNFQTARFNERESQREHSGGAQDQFSLHSSASSNNKCDHVIAGEGSESVSINAGEDAQSKRNSARSLSVMKTKQPPAPPRRTNSLHNNKIKGSSRVVVGSKELNDSVSEEMVPSTENKVTMDELKFVTGDTSKPLGPVSNATGSSTSDVTSNPLNSTHTLSNEAGGSPEPQPEFSSSSPQKSPSEGGKFERTMSPSSGYSSQSGTPTLSPKGVSPTSPEKQKTKPVKPERSVSRASSSAASPSSSLTSLSSGTSEPVSTDVSTCSLSLPQQGAPVTPNEFTPNNNLSTLRVEIRELLNIPPPPKVKAPCPPPPETWVHNRRTFELLCGPCPNASKEIPKIPQPQDFLVTRAETQTKAKKEVRVLDEKQTVKIKPVLELSEGKSKLDTSLAAEPEDFHKELKIRDCPGTETWGEEAIAEFQTPEQSSSPVVNSHKRKETTSKKEPPPVMKKPLTVLHRQELSSEQSGDIQKREMSGSVASEVHTADENQAISSQIEDTALVDKNKVETDRSEIPSMQTLAVEVPKIKKVSPPPSPPPAYHPTPPPTRKTPPSSVSTPPDELEKVQEEIHLVESCWPPPPPPLEGDSVFDGGDEVDFPPPPPPFVSDSVPYVMESCIKQLDGLKEAPQEAGETNKASSETVGPVQGQKTDLPNTVHQSVVCDKKPEAVEKVSKDHTAEEISCTVVQNITSLPDSAPPPPMDSPPLPPITRAENPVMVPALVPSSNFPRRDSVKTEDQSGPPVSVHSPITVPIAPPLPAENLPHGVNFRRQPSVANRDTRSKELLSRHKSAAIPKEDANIPLVTPSLLQMVRLRSVSMTEDQPKASTVDNATNEAAPAQENCPVSIPGPQNIPQKPIRKSLSIKSPPQTVKTSSGTLNTPSMRLQEAIRMKTAAMSSRDGFPSRLGVRSPPYSCVSESGALSLKSPEGCDVHKSPASTASFIFSRSTKRVVIETAAASSPEAQASLKQSLAAELMHVSDQSKAAAFSNGRVKCDKVPPPVAKKPVNCSISPSQHHSYSVEGNGATGGAERMSGITPAETTTTRVTADTIETLF